ATTTCCTTCGGTTCCTTCGGGAGAAGACCTAGCGGCTATATAAACGTTCTTGCACCGGAGAGTGCCAAATTAGAACGCCCCTAAACAAAAAGAACGGCGATACAAGTGGTTTAAGGGCTTTTTTTATTCTTAGAACATGGAACAGGAAAAACATTGAAATAGGATAAGAATCCACGTGCAAAACAAATGATTGAAAAACAATGAAGATTTGTAGATTTGATCATTTCattgggaggaagaggaaaaacACAAGAATCTTAATAAATATAATCAAGTTAAGTCAAACAACGTGGAAAATAAAGTTCCAATATTGTTACTCCACCAAACACCCTTGTCGTATTTTTCATCCAAATGAATCCAAAAAATCctgcatttttccttttggaacAGGGATCACTTGAGACTTTCCtgtatttttcctttccttccttcttttcaATCAAATTGATGAATACTATAATCAAAGGAAATTTCTCTATTCATATGCTTTTTCCTCCGTTTATTCTACAAATCGAAGAGAGACCTAAGCCAGGACTAGAAAAGCTGCACTACGCCACTACGACCATACGAGCTAGGGAAATTGCATCTCCACACAATTCCAACGGATCCATAGTTTTATACTCCCCTGCTCTCCCTGAAAGCTCTCAAGACTCAAGTTATCCTTTTTCGTTGTTCCATTTCATGGTTGCTTAACTGCCTCCCCTGCTCATGCCATCCTTCACAATAGAGATAAACCAGTTCTACCCATTGCCAACTCAAGCACGGCGAAGGTGATCTATTATTTCGCAACACCGCACACAAGAAatgagcagcagcaacaggctCCCCTGTGACCCGCATCCGAAGAAGACGAAAAAGCCATGGGCATCTGCTGCGGCGGCACGGCTTCTCCTGCTCCGCGGCGGGAGGGCCGCGGCCAAGGATGAGAGCATTGAGTTCTTCTCCGCCCTACGGCTACGGGAGTGCAACCCTGACCCTCCTATCTCCGGCCAAACCGGTGAGATTATCTTTCTGATCCCGAATTAATTCCTTCAgaattcttcttcttaattgaCAGGACAGCATCATTTTACCTGCCTCAGTGCCTCTGATGCTGATGCAAGAAgagatttttttctctctcttgatTTTACAATGCAGGGCGAGGAGCGGCCGATCGGAAGGGAAAGGCAAGGCGGAGCGCCGGCGACAGTGGCGAGCTGCTGGTGTCAGCGGAGATCGGGAAGCACGACTATGATTGGTATGGATCTCATTGGCAAGACGAGTGTGATGATTCCAACCGTAAGTTGACATTgttcctctctttctctcttgtGGATTCATAGGCTTCTTACTCCGCCGGCAACGCGTGTCTCGTCTCCGGCGACGAGCGgggccgcagcggcggcgctgaaCCGGCTAGCAAGACCTACATCGGCTTCGCACGCAAAGAGTAATTCGCCGGTACAGACCGTGATTATTCCTCGATCTAttctttgaagtttgaaccacgggttttctttctttctcctgcTGCAACGATAAGTGGTTCTGTGAATGCAGCTCTCCCTGACAGCACGACGGGAGAACCGGAACCCGACGGCGTCGAGGCTGGCGAGGAGCAGCTCCGCCCCCGACACACCGGCATTGGCGTCGTACGGTCGCCCGTCGCACGTCAGGACACTGTCGTCGGCggcatcatcgtcgtcgtcgatcaACGCCGCAAGCATCGCGTCCGGGAGCTCTACGAGGACGCTGCCGGCCGGTTCCACGGCGACGAGCCCCCGCACGCCGGCCACCAAGGACAGCAAAGCACGACGACGACCGAGCAAAGTCAACCAGCTGGGGTGGACGTCAAATTCTTCCAGGCCACGTGCTCCCACGACAGGCGCCGAGTCAACGAGGGTGACGTCGTCAGAAACAGAGCAACGACCGGCACTGGCGGCAATGGCAAGACGTGCCAACGCCGTGGCACGTTCCAGGTTCGCGACCACAAGGTCAACGTCAACGGGCCAGACCGCGCATAATGCTTCGCGACCCAGCAGCAGCGTCAAGCCGCGACCTGTGccagtggcggcggccgagcggtggcgccgccagtCCCCGTCCACGCCTGATGGGACCCAGACTCATCAGAGCGCGTCCGGATCCCGGGGCTTGGTTGCCAAGAGATCGCCAAGAAACGGTGGAAAGGCCAGTGTTGTTGACAAGGACAAGCCGGCGCCTCAGCGGAGTACAGCCGGTGTTGCGGCCTCAGCCGGCGCCATGAGAAGCGGCGCCTCTCGGAAGCCGCCGGCAAACAACTCTGACGCcaagccgcgccgccgtgctgACGCGTTCCCGAGCACGCGCTACGACGCCATGCTGCTGCGGGAGGACCCCAAGAACCTTACCTGGCTCAACGGAGGATGtggcgacgacgatgatgtCGACGATGGAAGCTACCGTGCAGGTTTGGTCGAGGGCTCGCTGGAGCCGTTCCACGTGCCGGCCGGGGTCCTCAAGTGACTGTCCATGTCCATCAATGAAATCAAGCTGTCGTTACAACTCCGATCTATACCGATGTTGATGTATGCAAtgcacatcatcatttcaaaATGTTAAATGACTGCATTATGTTATCTCAAAATGTTTGCACAACATCAattctcattttttttgttaacttTGTTGCTCGTTTGGTCTATACACACTGGAAGGACTACGACAAATCCCTAAAAGGGGGGAAGTATGCGTCCACGCGTCGTGATCCTAGCCCTTGGCGTGTCCTGATAGCTGCCGTTGGAGTTGGCGTGTACTTTTGAGTTTAATTCTGTCCTTTCCTCTGTTATACTTAGGCttagtttggcattgctgaactgtgttgcgctgaacttattttataatctattgtgaaaaaatacacatgaaGTAGTGAAAAGTTGATTAGCCAAACACAAAAGCATTGGAAAGcgggtgaaaaaaaaattatgataatccaccgcaatgccaaacaAGCGTTAGACAGTGGAAGCAGTTGTAGATTAAGACTATGTTTCAGAAACCACTCATTTTTGGGATAGGGTTTCAACAGAACACAATCAAAAGGGTTCATCCGTTTGCCACGTTTAGGGTAAGTTTTGTGGCAACCCAAAATGATCCGAATTAGGGAGTTTGACAGCAAACCCGACAGGTCAGACAAGCATGCTAGGTGGCTCGTGTCCTGGTAATGGAAGCGACGTCATATGGGAAAAAAGTCTTCCGGCTCCATCCCCGTACTGGATAGTTATCACGGTCTACCATGAAGTCATTGGTTCTTTCAGTTTGTACTTTCATTCTTTTGGTGTTCTTCTCTGTCGGTTAGGTGACAAACCATCAGCGTAGCAATCTGCTTTGGAAGACTCTTTAGTCATAAAGTGTTCAACTATTTTATGTTCTCGAACCACTCACGTGGCTAGTGCAATTTGTTCAAGTCTAGTCTTCTGCGGTTTTATCACATACACATGAAGAGATATCAAGATGTGAATGAAAGACCCAAATATTTTGTCTTCAAAGAATCATCATGCAATTTTATGTTTTATCATGTACTTTTGTTGTTGATTTTCAACCTAGCAGCCGTGGCCATCATCGTTGTCGGCACCACCATGCTGTAGAGAAGGTTCATGAAAGACTTCTCAGATGACCTAGAGGGTGCCCACGCCATGGGTACACAGATCGTCGGTGAGCCCATTGGCGACGTTCAACTTAGAGGCCAAGACCACGAGGCTGTTCGAGGCCATCCTGCAGCTGTCGCTCCCGCGGTGCTTTTAGAAGGGACATATCGCTCGGATCAGCCATGGCGGCAAGGGATAGGGGATTTGGAGAAGAAGACCAGTAGACAGAAGGCTAAGCTGGTAAGTTTTTTACCCTCAACAACTTGGTACCTCTGGCTCTACCATCTATGTCTATCCGTTGGATAAACCTCAATAGACGGTTGGAATTTTTAAAAGCACTGCAGAACATCACATAATACTTCGGCTATTGGttcccccctcccccaccccaccccccaACCCCACCCAAAGGTGGCCAAGACAGTTGCTTGCCTCGCTCTTGGTTGAGAGCGCTTCACGTCTGTGTCATTCCATTCATGGAAAAAATGTCCTCTGCTTTTATCATATTTACTCCTATTGCCACCATGCCATGAGTCCAGCCCTGTTGCATGAGAGGATCAGAAAAATTCGTTGCATTAATCATAGCTTAATTAGAAATTTCATAGTTTTTTGTTAAACTGAATTAGCAACCAGGAAGCACGGATACGTTGATACGTATCCGATATGCGATACGGGGATACCGCGATACACCGGTTTTTGAAAAACATAGATACGGAGATACGtttctatatatatgttaaataataaaaatacaGAAAGTAAAGGCTGAATACagaagataaacaattaaCATTAAAAAGAGGCAATGGTCCAAAAGATCACAAGTTCACCCCTACATTCATACAACCCACAAGGCCACGAATTCACAAAATAACAGCAGACAGTCACTCAGTCAGGCAGACGTCCAATAGCTAATTAAGGACTTAAGGTTGTCAAAAACTGCAGCAACTAGCAGTAGCACAAATAAGGCCTCTCTACTCCTCCATGGCCTGGACAgagaaaggagaaggagaaccaGAGAAGAAAGAATCAGAGAAAGGAGAACCGGAGAGGAGAGAATTAGAGAAAGGAGactggagaagagaagaggggaAAGAAGGGTGATAAATCACCTGGAAGCTGCAGAGgaaggagcggcggcggtccgGCGGCAGAGTTCCGGCGACGGaggtccggcggcggcgtccagcgGCCGTGCCTGTGGTTCTCGTGGGCTGGGCTTATTTCTAGTCGGGGTGGCTTTTCCGTATCCAGACCGTATCAGCAAGTATCTTTGCCGTATCGGgaattattttaattttttaaaatcgCGAAATTATGTGATACAGGCAAAATACGTATCTGGCCGTATCCGGGCGTATCCCTGTATCCGTGCAGTATCCGACACGGTTACGTTGGTTTCTGGCCGCATCCGCGTTTCCTAGATTAGCAAGGCCTAAAATTTAAATTCAAGTTTTTTATTTACCTTATTTTCTTAAAATTTCAGGACCTCgtttgtattttattttggatatTAAAGGAAAAAGCCTTTTCATATTTTCTGGGCCGAAGCTCAGTTTTTTCGACCGGCTTGACGGCTGGCCTACCTTTCTTCTCTCCTTCCCTCTTCTCTTCTGGGCCGCAGCAGCCCATCTTTCCTTTCTCTATTTTCTTTTAGTTTCTTCTTTCCCTGGGCCGCACCTTCACTGGCCGATcagccagcccagcccagccgcACGCCTGCCCGCTCCCTCCTCGGGCTTCTTTCACGAGCACACCAAGCCAGAAACGCACGCAGCGCGTCTCCTctcttgcaagttgcaacccTCTTCACTTCTTTATTTTctgccccgcctcctccagtccacagcgccgcagccgccgcgctGGTGGTGGCCGCTGGCTGTTTCCGGTGAACCGGTGTGCTACACAGCCTTGGGAATATTCAAGTAAAAGTCAGACAATGGTGTGTGTGCGTGTCAGCGTGTGTGACTGCGTGTATGCATGCGTGCGAACTCGTGTGCTCCAGCCCCACGGTTAGGTTGGTAGACCTATGTACCGTACCCTTTTGGTGTTTGTGATTGTGTGCATTCGTGACAAAAGAGATGATGAAACTAATTAACCGACGGTTTTCCTTGGCGTTACATGGCAAGAAAGCGACGTCATCTCCACCCATGGCGTACCTGCGTGTGGACTAGAGCGCATGCGAGTACAGGATCGTCGTTGATGGTAACTGGTTGATCACTATTCTCTTGAAAAATCGAAATCTTCCTGTTAATTGGGCCGCGTAGGCTGTCTGGACCAAGCTGGGCCGAGACAGcccttctctcttcttctcggTGCCTGCCTACCTGTTGGCCAGTTcctctagaaaaaaaaacggttgcctagttttctcaaaaaataaaaataaaaataaacctGTTGGCTAGCGATCCATCCATTCCTCTCCCCGACCTTCCCGTACACTTTCCAGGATGTTGCGGCTTGCATGTTCCACTTTTGTGCCTCAATCCGTGTTCCCATGCTACGTGGCGACGCACTCCTCCCCATCCGCAATtttatcaaagaaaaaaaaccgatATGCCGATACTCTTCACTGTCGGATCTCGAAGTCCCCGAAATCTTCTCCTCGATGCCACTTGGTCAGAAAAATCATCGTCTCCTCGATGCCGCCGGTGACCATCCTCCGCCGGTGCCCTTCGCCTGCAAGCCGCGTCCCTCAGGCTCCGCTTCCTACCCTTGTGGCCGCCCCCCTTTCTCCACGCCCCTGACCTCCCTGCTTCCGCAGCTTGGCGAGGAGCTCTGATCCTCTGACAATCCGTCGGTGCCGAGCTATGAGACCAGCCACGACGAGATCGTCCTTGTCCAGCCCCCTCTTCCTACCCGCTCCCTCACCCTCGCCCCTGACCTCGCGCAGCCCGTCAAGGAGCGATGAGATCGTCGGCGGTCTGCGGTCCTTGGACTCGACATCGGCAATGGCGTGCATTGCGGGTGGAGCACGAGCCATGAGCGGATGAGGTGGGGGTGAGGTTGGGGGTGCACTTGCGGGCGAGCGCCATGGACAACGGGCACATCAGCGTGGCTGGTCCGCTGATTGCTTGCAACTTGAGAATTTGCCTCCGCTTCCTGCTTGTGCGTTGTTAAGTGGCTATGAGAATTTGCCCCTTTCCGTTTGTTGATTACTTGATTGCTTGTAAATTGAGAATTTGCCACAAGCTTGTGCCTTGTTAGGCTGATCATAGATGTGGTTCAGCCTCAGGTTGTTTGTCTTTGCATTAGTTTAGTGGATGGAAGATCAAGAGATTTTGGCACGTGGCGGCAAATTTGTTCGCGTGCGAATAGAATTAAAGACACCGGGCGGCGCGGATTTACTGttctaaagaaaaaataaagca
The Brachypodium distachyon strain Bd21 chromosome 2, Brachypodium_distachyon_v3.0, whole genome shotgun sequence genome window above contains:
- the LOC112271002 gene encoding mucin-1-like, which codes for MSSSNRLPCDPHPKKTKKPWASAAAARLLLLRGGRAAAKDESIEFFSALRLRECNPDPPISGQTGRGAADRKGKARRSAGDSGELLVSAEIGKHDYDWLLTPPATRVSSPATSGAAAAALNRLARPTSASHAKSNSPLSLTARRENRNPTASRLARSSSAPDTPALASYGRPSHVRTLSSAASSSSSINAASIASGSSTRTLPAGSTATSPRTPATKDSKARRRPSKVNQLGWTSNSSRPRAPTTGAESTRVTSSETEQRPALAAMARRANAVARSRFATTRSTSTGQTAHNASRPSSSVKPRPVPVAAAERWRRQSPSTPDGTQTHQSASGSRGLVAKRSPRNGGKASVVDKDKPAPQRSTAGVAASAGAMRSGASRKPPANNSDAKPRRRADAFPSTRYDAMLLREDPKNLTWLNGGCGDDDDVDDGSYRAGLVEGSLEPFHVPAGVLK